Within Terriglobales bacterium, the genomic segment CGCCCAGCACGGCTGCGAGTGAATCCTTGGATCATTTGCTGATTGGGTGATTGGGCGATTCGAAATCCCCCAGTCAGCAAGTCACCCTATCACCCAATGCGCTCAGGCCGAGGCGCTCTTCTGGAAGGCGGCGACGGCGTTGTCCTCGCCGTCGTACACCTCGAAGATGGTGACCAGCTTGGTGATCTGCAGCTGGTCGTCCACGCGCTTGGTGAGGTTGGCCAGCTTGATGTCGCCGCCGGCCCCGCGCGCGGAGGTGTACAGGCCCACCAGCGTGCCCAGGCCGCCGCTGTCGATGTAGCTCACCCCGCCCAGGTTGAGGACGATCTGCCGGGTCTCCGAGAGCAAGCCCTTGATCTTGTCGCGCAGCATGGCGGTCTCGTCTCCGAAGACGATCCGCCCATTGCAGTACACGATGGTGACATTGCCCGCGGTGCGGGTCGACAGCTTCAGAGCCATACGAAGTCCTCCACGATTGCCGCCTCAG encodes:
- a CDS encoding STAS domain-containing protein; the encoded protein is MALKLSTRTAGNVTIVYCNGRIVFGDETAMLRDKIKGLLSETRQIVLNLGGVSYIDSGGLGTLVGLYTSARGAGGDIKLANLTKRVDDQLQITKLVTIFEVYDGEDNAVAAFQKSASA